One Elephas maximus indicus isolate mEleMax1 chromosome X, mEleMax1 primary haplotype, whole genome shotgun sequence DNA segment encodes these proteins:
- the SMIM10L2B gene encoding small integral membrane protein 10-like protein 2B: protein MAASAALSAAAAAALSGLAVRLSRSVAARGSYGAFCKGLTRTLLTFFDLAWRLRMNFPYFYVLASVMFNVRLQVRIE from the coding sequence ATGGCTGCGTCGGCGGCCCTgtccgcggcggcggcggcggccctaTCGGGCCTGGCAGTGCGGCTGTCACGCTCGGTCGCGGCCCGCGGCTCCTACGGCGCCTTCTGCAAGGGGCTGACGCGCACGCTGCTCACCTTCTTCGACCTGGCCTGGCGGCTGCGCATGAACTTCCCCTACTTCTACGTGCTGGCCTCGGTGATGTTCAACGTGCGCCTGCAGGTGCGCATCGAGTGA